In one Polynucleobacter sp. JS-JIR-5-A7 genomic region, the following are encoded:
- a CDS encoding methionyl-tRNA formyltransferase, with the protein MRVALIGSADFGKAALEAFLDRGDEVVAVFCPPDNPKSTKPEVLKEAALARGLSPLQFASLKGPEAAQAMIDSQADICVMAYVLQFVPQELCKIPKHGTIQYHPSLLPKYRGPSAINWAIALGEEKTGLTIFRPSDGLDEGEVILQKEVPIGPDDTLGKIYFDHLFPIGVKALLETADLVVAGKHQELVQDESHANYEGWFDANAAQIHWATHISQIYNLIRACNPAPGAWTKFGEQKVQLYDCHKHVAATFSAVKGKPGEVTQITLDSFFVACHGGQIEVLKAKGAAGKVTGAELAKELNLQVGQFFTL; encoded by the coding sequence TTTTTTGTCCGCCCGACAATCCCAAGTCAACTAAACCAGAGGTACTTAAAGAGGCTGCCTTAGCAAGAGGTTTGAGCCCCCTGCAATTCGCCTCTCTCAAAGGTCCCGAGGCTGCTCAAGCCATGATTGATAGTCAAGCTGATATCTGTGTCATGGCTTATGTATTACAGTTTGTGCCGCAAGAACTTTGCAAGATTCCGAAGCACGGCACGATTCAATACCACCCCTCACTTCTACCAAAATATCGTGGACCAAGCGCTATTAACTGGGCAATTGCTTTGGGCGAAGAAAAAACTGGTCTAACCATTTTCCGTCCATCCGATGGTTTAGATGAAGGTGAAGTCATTCTGCAAAAAGAGGTACCTATCGGCCCTGATGACACATTAGGTAAGATCTACTTTGACCATCTTTTCCCGATTGGTGTGAAGGCATTGCTAGAGACGGCTGATTTGGTAGTTGCAGGCAAACATCAAGAGTTGGTCCAAGATGAATCGCACGCTAACTACGAAGGTTGGTTTGATGCCAATGCTGCCCAAATTCATTGGGCGACACATATTAGTCAAATCTATAACTTGATTCGGGCATGCAATCCAGCCCCTGGCGCATGGACCAAGTTTGGTGAGCAAAAGGTACAGCTCTACGATTGCCACAAGCATGTCGCGGCTACTTTTAGTGCCGTCAAAGGAAAACCTGGCGAAGTAACGCAAATCACTTTAGATTCTTTCTTCGTCGCCTGTCATGGCGGACAAATTGAAGTGCTCAAAGCTAAGGGTGCGGCAGGGAAAGTCACTGGTGCCGAGTTGGCTAAAGAGTTAAATTTACAAGTAGGGCAGTTCTTTACGCTTTAA